The Solanum pennellii chromosome 11, SPENNV200 sequence ACTTAATttctttatatcaaattaatctCAATAGATTAATTAAAGATGATATTAATAAGCAAATTTAGaataacattaattatttttatcataagtACTTTCATCTTTCTTGCTTCCGGTTCAGAGGTTTCCATCAAGCCCACAAGTGATGGCCTTTCAACAAAAAAGAAGGtatgataatatatttaagataaAATTTTCGAAATAACAAAGATAATAGACACAACAAGATTCTATAGCTATAATTTGATAGTTGCTTTACTGTAGTTCTGTTTGCTACAGAGTTTGCGATTTGCATATTCCGCGAATATACAAAGGGTAAGTATATACAAATtctatatttatacatttatacatttatgattttttcaGAATTAACTCCGTTTGTATATTTAACTTGTGAATATACAAATAGGGTAAGTATATACAAATTCTGTATTTATATCGGATTTTGTCGTaacattatttgtatattttgcttgccaatatacaaacatggtaattttgttatgatttttCATAAATCGTATACAAATAATTAGGTTAAGCATAACAATCAGGAaccaaattatacaaattttagatatatACAATCAAAAACTGAATTATACATATTCTGAATTTATACTACTAGAAAACCGAATAgcataattatattcattttgagTGACAATACCTTATGTCttgacaactttttttttttccaggaAAAATGCACCTACTTTGTGACAACAGAGACAACATGTACCAAAGGTGCAGACACCACAAATCATGTAAGTCTAAGATTTGGTGATGAAAATTCCAATGACATTTTAGTGCACCATTTGAATTCTAAACATGTTAGAAGAGTTGATCAATTGGAACCACAAGTTCTTGATGACATCCCAAGAAAACCATTTCAATCTTGTATGGTTGATCAATTTCAAGTCATTGGTCAATGTGTTAAATCACCAATTTGTTATCTATATCTTAAATTGGCTGGAAATGATGATTGGCGTCCTGGTTTTGCTCAAGTTCAAGTCCTACAAGGACCTCATTTTAGCtcaaatatgttttattttcgACGATATTTGCCTCGTCGTGTATGGCATGGATTGGACCTTTGTGAGACACAAGTGACACCTTTTGGGTTAAAACGTAAGAGAAATGTAACTGGAGATAGAGCTCCGTAGACTTTTATATGTCCcgtgaaaattataaaaataaaatatattaattttaaacttataGTATATTCGCcttatttttgcataatatttatctatataaatatatattttttagaatagtGAATAAAACATTTACAATTTTTGTGCGTAGAAGCATTAACTATAGATTTCTAATTTGAGCCACTCAAACAGAGACACATTAAATTGATAGAACAATAACAGAAGCAGAAATGATGACATTGCTGAAATATTTGTAGATCAACCACTCAATTAAGTAATCACAACGTCacgttttttttagtttttttttgggaCATGTCAATAAATACtcttcattaattatttgtactTGTTGTATTATATTTGGTAATAATACcatttattatattcattttaggaaaaattatataatatgacaaACTTCGATAtatgtttaaataatataattatagtttaatttttttatgttatatgactataattatataataaataacaaatttaattgtatattaataatcaatttttttaatattcaatataaaataaataataaatagaaaaaatattattaaactcataattaattatgtattcatACCTTCTCTTTCATCAATATCCTTATATTACAGATTTTTTTGTATCCCCCAATTCTTTTCAATACAAGATCCTTTTGTATGATTGTAGTAGTGAGTTTTGTGGTTCAAttcattatacttatatttgtgGTTCAATCAAATGTCaaatgtttatatttaataatacttatatacatagatatttgtattgtaatattaataaaatggtgattatgaatacaaatatatttggaTACATAAGTAATTTATCCAATTTGATTAGGCAATACAAGTATAGTTGGATACAtcaatactatatttttataaataaatacctAAGTTAACGTCAAGCCTCAAGTATTATAGAGAACTTTACAAAAAATAGATCAACGTTTTGttggtttttttaatttttttatatagtcgAATACTTACACACTTTGATACATACACATGATAATTTGAATCATGATAGAGGTTATGACTCCTAAGAACGTAGAAGCAATAAAAAAGATTTGTTGCAATATAACTCCATAagaatcataattaaaaatatatataaaatattagcataaataacaatttttttggtgaaataaaaaagaattttgtaCGTAATTATTAAGAATGAGTGAATCATTATAGATATAAGGtgctgaaggaatattgattgtattgaagtgttaacctaataagggaatatatgggagatatatataggagatataggaaggagtactaatcctaataggactaggattaaggagtactaatcctaataggacttggattagtacacagtaaatactaatattatgtaatactatttatttaatactatctgttattatcccccctcaagctgagctgagcggaagcgaacggaagcttggaactgatgtaatcgtgctgtcggctcgggagaggcttggtgagaatatcagccggttgttcttcagtgggtacatactgcacagtcatggtgccggcctgaacttcatcgcgaacaaagagacaatcggtatcaacatgcttcattctggtgtgtaggacggaattcttggccacacagatggttgatttgttgtcacaatagagagcaggaacagtgtgagtggcgcggagttcgcgaagaatatatgtgacccacatggtctcagcagcaagaagagcaagggcgcggtattcagcttcagtcgaggaccgagagaccttgggttgtttttttgtacaccaggagatcaggttcggccccaaaaaaacgagtactaataccatgaaggaatattgattgtattgaagtgttaacctaataagggaatatatgggagatatatataggagatataggaaggagtactaatcctaataggactaggattaaggagtactaatcctaataggactNNNNNNNNNNNNNNNNNNNNNNNNNNNNNNNNNNNNNNNNNNNNNNNNNNNNNNNNNNNNNNNNNNNNNNNNNNcacacacacacatatatatatatatatatattgagtctGAAGGATAAGGGGTTCTTGTTTGGGCTCGAGAGATGAAAGAAATAGGACCCACGagtttgaaattcattaatgtGAATTAACACAAAAAAGGGACGAGATTTTCTCTACGATCTctgaaattgaaaatgaaataatttttcattagaTATTTTTCTGGTATTACTTGTTTTGATTCTACATATTAATCGTTTTAAACTAAAAGCAAAGTTCTGGATGAAATATTCACattatgtataatatttttattctcaaaagttatatacAAGTCTATATATAAAACagaaaaaagacaaaatataCAT is a genomic window containing:
- the LOC107004264 gene encoding embryo-specific protein ATS3A-like isoform X2; this encodes MILISKFRITLIIFIISTFIFLASGSEVSIKPTSDGLSTKKKSLRFAYSANIQREKCTYFVTTETTCTKGADTTNHVSLRFGDENSNDILVHHLNSKHVRRVDQLEPQVLDDIPRKPFQSCMVDQFQVIGQCVKSPICYLYLKLAGNDDWRPGFAQVQVLQGPHFSSNMFYFRRYLPRRVWHGLDLCETQVTPFGLKRKRNVTGDRAP
- the LOC107004264 gene encoding embryo-specific protein ATS3A-like isoform X3, which translates into the protein MILISKFRITLIIFIISTFIFLASGSEVSIKPTSDGLSTKKKEKCTYFVTTETTCTKGADTTNHVSLRFGDENSNDILVHHLNSKHVRRVDQLEPQVLDDIPRKPFQSCMVDQFQVIGQCVKSPICYLYLKLAGNDDWRPGFAQVQVLQGPHFSSNMFYFRRYLPRRVWHGLDLCETQVTPFGLKRKRNVTGDRAP
- the LOC107004264 gene encoding embryo-specific protein ATS3A-like isoform X1 codes for the protein MILISKFRITLIIFIISTFIFLASGSEVSIKPTSDGLSTKKKFCLLQSLRFAYSANIQREKCTYFVTTETTCTKGADTTNHVSLRFGDENSNDILVHHLNSKHVRRVDQLEPQVLDDIPRKPFQSCMVDQFQVIGQCVKSPICYLYLKLAGNDDWRPGFAQVQVLQGPHFSSNMFYFRRYLPRRVWHGLDLCETQVTPFGLKRKRNVTGDRAP